TGCCTTCCCATGGGCCTTTCTTGCCCTTCCCCTGCCCCTTCTTGTCCTGTGGTTGGTGCCTGCCCACAAGGAACAGGTCCCGGCACTGCGATTCCCGTTTTTCCGGCGCATCACCAGGACTGCGGGAACAACGCCTGGCCCGGGAGCTGTCGTTCTATCGAGATCTCGCCTGCAGATGGGCGCGGCGGTGCTTGTCTGGTGTCTTCTCTGCCTTGCCATGGCCCGTCCCGAACGCATCGGAGACGCTGTCGAAGTCACACGCGCGGCAAGAGATGTTGTCCTGGCCATCGACATTTCCGGGTCCATGGACACCCGGGATTTCCGGACACCGGACGGGGCTCCCAAACAGAGGCTGGCCGCTGTCAGGGACGTCGTCGACGGGTTCATCGCCGGACGGGACGGCGACCGCATGGCGCTCATCGTGTTCGGAACAAGGGCCTATGTGCAATCACCACTGACAGAAGACCTCGACACGATCACCACCCTTCTCGGGCAAACGCAGGTCGGCATGGCCGGCCCGCACACGGCACTCGGCGATGCCATCGGCCTTTCGATCCGAACCTTCGAAATCAGCGACATTGAACAGCGTTTGCTCATCCTTCTGTCGGACGGAGCCGATACCGGGAGCCGCATGAGCCCGGTGAATGCGGCAGAGATCGCTGCCGGAAAGGGCATAGAAATCTACGCCATCGGCGTCGGAGACCCGAAGGGGTCGGGTGACAACCGGGTCGATCTGGAGACGCTCAAAGCCATTGCCTCGCGGACGGGCGGCGAGTTTTTCTTTGCCGAGGACGAAGCCGGACTGACCGACGTCTATGACCGGATCGATACGCTGGCACCGCGTGAAACCCGGTCCCTGTCCTATCGCCCCAAATCCAGCCTGGCACATATCCCGCTGGCGGTCGCCGCAGCGATCGGCCTTCTGGCAACAGGTTTCCTGGCCTTTTCCGGAAGGATCGGGAGGCGAACAGCATGAGCGAGCTCGGCTTCATCCTCTCCGAACTCCACTTCATTCGGCCTCTCTGGCTCTTGCTGCTGATCCCGGTTCTCCTGGTCTGGTTCCAGATCCGGCGAAGGGCAACACGGCAGGGTCCGGAGATTGACGGTCTCGCGCCGCATTTGCGCGCTGCTCTGACAGTCGGGTCCGGCAGGAAAAAGCGGCGGCTGCCAATTGACGGCGTTGCGCTGGTGCTGGTTCTGGCCGTTCTGGGCACGGCCGGTCCGACCTGGTCACGCCAGCCCGATCCGTTCGTCGCCCAGACCGCCCCGATGGTCGTTGTTCTGAAGGTAACCCCGTCCATGACGGCCAACGACATTGCGCCAACGCGGCTGGAGCGCGCAAAGCAGAAGATCACGGATCTGCTGGCCTTGCGCGCAGGCGCAAGAACGGCCCTGGTCGCCTATGCCGGCACGGCCCATTCGGTCGTTCCCATGACCAACGACCCGACGGTGATGCAGCCTTATCTGGAAGGACTGTCGCCCGACGTGATGCCCCGGGAAGGCGATGATGTGGCCACCGCTCTGGACCGAGCCAGATCCCTGCTGGCCTCTGCGGACACAAGCGGTGCCATCCTCCTTGTTCTGGATGCGCTCAATCCGGCAGATGCAAATGCCCTGGCCGGAGACGAAAACGCAGGTGTTGCCGTCGGTGTTCTCGCCATGTTGCCAGACGGGGCGAGCGATCCCGGCATAGACGCAGTCGACAGGGTCAAGGTCCGCGTCACTCCGGATGACAGCGACCTGCGCACAC
This genomic interval from Labrenzia sp. VG12 contains the following:
- a CDS encoding VWA domain-containing protein; this translates as MIGFAFPWAFLALPLPLLVLWLVPAHKEQVPALRFPFFRRITRTAGTTPGPGAVVLSRSRLQMGAAVLVWCLLCLAMARPERIGDAVEVTRAARDVVLAIDISGSMDTRDFRTPDGAPKQRLAAVRDVVDGFIAGRDGDRMALIVFGTRAYVQSPLTEDLDTITTLLGQTQVGMAGPHTALGDAIGLSIRTFEISDIEQRLLILLSDGADTGSRMSPVNAAEIAAGKGIEIYAIGVGDPKGSGDNRVDLETLKAIASRTGGEFFFAEDEAGLTDVYDRIDTLAPRETRSLSYRPKSSLAHIPLAVAAAIGLLATGFLAFSGRIGRRTA
- a CDS encoding VWA domain-containing protein, which translates into the protein MSELGFILSELHFIRPLWLLLLIPVLLVWFQIRRRATRQGPEIDGLAPHLRAALTVGSGRKKRRLPIDGVALVLVLAVLGTAGPTWSRQPDPFVAQTAPMVVVLKVTPSMTANDIAPTRLERAKQKITDLLALRAGARTALVAYAGTAHSVVPMTNDPTVMQPYLEGLSPDVMPREGDDVATALDRARSLLASADTSGAILLVLDALNPADANALAGDENAGVAVGVLAMLPDGASDPGIDAVDRVKVRVTPDDSDLRTLDRSLNADYRRALNETGSQPWDDRGWMLAIPAALLTLIWFRRGWTMRWSVWALVAGMTLGLPDQAKAGVADWFLTPDQQGQIAFSNKEYKRAAELFVDPMWKARALYKDGQYEEAARTYDRLDTAEATFAKGMAHMRSRGYRAGIAAFEETLKLDPDFPQAAANLATAREILDYIETTREQSDTGEEAGIGADDTVFDNEEARGTETEMNVSEDGDRLLTTDQWMSFVDTRTGDFLRQRFAIEAAEQ